The Malus sylvestris chromosome 8, drMalSylv7.2, whole genome shotgun sequence genomic interval taaaagttataataactttaattgctggattaaatttcaagaaCCACGATTGGTGAATTGAGAtaatttggtggaagggatctgATCATTTTGCCGACATGATACGTACATTTTCATCGGTTGGGGCCAGATACGACGTGTGAAAGACCCGGATTGTTCGGGATAATTAAATTACATTGCACACATTCATTCTCTTTACGCTTCTCGTTTCATCTCATCACTtcctacaaaaataaataaataaaataaaaaaggtataaaaattataaatattaaATCCCGGCCCAAACGGTCCCCAAACCCAAACCAGGGTCTCGACAGAAAGTTTCGAATTCGAATTTCAAATTGCCGAAACGAAACTCCGATCGAAACGAAACGAAACGAAGAGCGGAGAGCGTTCGCGACCTTTCACTTTCTTTTGATTCATTCATTTAATCAAattattgattgattgattcgCGCGAAATCGAAATTCATACTCTGTACGACGTCGTGCTGATTGATCAACAACTTTCACGATGGTGGGGGGCGGCGGTATAGCCATGGATTTTCCGGCCGAAGAGACGGCGTCGTCCTTCTCTTCGCCTCCGAGACTTCCCACGAGGCTCAGACGGAGGCTCAGCCTTGTCGACTCAAACAAGACTCCAACCACCGCCGAACAAATTCAGACCAAGCTCAGACTCGCCGATCTTCGCCGGCaggtccctctctctctctctctctctatttttactattcatttcttaaatttgttttttcctcgaaatttttgttcttgaatttgtggTTTTCTGTTTGTGTACTGAGAAAGTTTTGATGATAATTTGGAACGGGAAAATTCAATGACTGAACTGAGACATATACTTCAGTCAAGAactgtttttcttaatttgcttttaattttaattttaggtaGGTGATGCTGttaatttttcatactttttttctGAACTTTTTGGTTCCAAATTTTGAGATGATATTCAGATGTACTTGCTCTCCTATTGTTTCCTTGTACAATCTTTGTGATCGGAATTGAACGGAAAAGGGTTTTGCTTATAATTTTCATATATCAAAAACACCTTGTGAATTTTgatacagtttttttttttgtatttttatttgagaaaatttagttttatggaCATTAGGTTGTTTATACCTTCCATTTAAAGCGTGTTGAGTTTGCTTGTGTTAGGTAAGGTTGTCTGAAATCTGGGTTTTCTTCCTTTTCACATGGGTGTCTCTGCTTTTAAGTTTGGAACAAGTaacagtaattttttttttttgtgagctAAATGTTCTCCTTTTCCCTCTTTGATACTTCCATATGCatatgtgtgtgtctgtgtTCGTGCGCGCGTGCGTATATATATTGTGTTTTGGTAATCGTACTTTCTTGCCAAACTCTATGTTTTGTAGCATAAAATTTTGTTAATTCCTTTCTTAAGCGTGCTAGTGTTTGTATCTAGTTTTTAACCTGAATTCTGACTTTTTGAATTTCATTAATTGGTTTGAGTACAGGAACACTATGAAAAGTTGTCAAGCAAGGCACGAGCAAAGCCGAGGAATCCCTCACGATCTTCATCTGAAGGGGAAGACCTTGGCCAGCGCCTAGAAGCCAAGCTACAAGCTGCTGAGAAGAAAAGGTAACACTTCAGTTTATATAGTTTAAGAAGCTCATCCTTCTCCGATGCTGTTGGCTTAGAATAATGCTTAATTTCACTGTCCAATGTTTTCATGGTCCACAATGTTTTGAATAGTCCCTCTTCGTTCTGAAGGATTTCAACATTAAACATTTTATTGATGTGGTTGCTCATACAAATTCACTTTTCCAGTTTATTCCTTTCATGATTGAAAATATTCTTTTTGAATCTCACCAGAAAGCAAACACGAGAGACTCTCTCAGACACATCTATTCGGTCCTTTTTTTCAATTGGTTTTTATCGTGAACGGTGAATTGTTTCTTTTGTAAAGTTGGGCTCTTTTCTTTTATCCCTATTAAGTTATGACTTGGACCAAAGCTAGAGTATCCATTAGTTGACCATGCTTCCTCCAGTCCCTAGGTCCTGATTAATCTTGTCATTCTGTTGCTTTTTGTTGAACCAACAGGTTGAGCATTCTCGAAAATGCTCAAATGCGCTTGGCTAAATTGGACGAATTGAGGCAAGCAGCTAAAAGTGGGGTAGAAATGCGTGTTGAAAAGGAACGTCAAAAGCTTGGCTCGAAAGTGGAATCACGTTTTCAGCAGGCAGAGGCAAATAGAATGCTCTTGCTCAAAGCTTATAGACAAAGAAGGGCTACTTTGAAGGAAAGAACATCTCAGTCATTATTGCGGAAGATGGCTTGGGAGAAGAAGTACAAGGAGCGTGTACGTGCTGCAATTAGCCAAAAACGTGCAGCTGCTGAAAAAAAGCGATTGGCGCTTTTGGAAGCAGAGAAGAATAGGGCATGTGCAAGGATGTTGCAAGTGCAAAGAGTGGCCAAGTCTGTCTCTCATCAACGTGAGATTGAAAGGAGGGCAAAAAGGGAGCAGTTAGAAGACCGGTTGCAAAGGGTATGCATTCCTTTTGGAGTTACACAATCACAATTTATTTCTCAGTTCCACTGGTGGCTTTTTGCGGTTGTTCTAGTGTTCCCTAAtaaacttttaatttttggttttatATTTAGGCAAAGAGGCAAAGAGCAGAGTATCTAAGGCAAAGAGGAAAGCTACAGATATCTTTTCAAGTGAGTTGGAATAGGATGCACGAGGAGGCTGATCTCCTTTCCAGAAAGTTAGCAAGGTATGCATCCTCTGAAATGCTGATTTCAGAGAGTTTTCCCTGTTTGGTTAACTTAAACCTTCCTTTGTCTGTGTCAAAGCCTTGTTCTGGTATTTCCCAGTAGATGTTTGGTATTCCTTATTGTGTTTGGCTGTGTACCAGAGTCAGTCGTATTTTTTTTGGTGGTTGTGAAGATTAGATTAAGTTTCACCTGTTTCTATGCCAGTGAAAATTATTAGCTTGTAAAATGCTATTATCTATggcattgttgttgttgttgttgtaacatGCTCTTATCCTATTCTTCACCTCAGTTTAAACTACAACTTTCAGCCTAAATTTGTGTTGATGTTTTAATAGGTGTTGGAGGCGTTTCCTCATGCTAAGGAGAACTACACTTGCTTTGGCAAAAGATTATGATGCcttgaaaattaatgaaaagactGTCAAGTCAATGCCGTTTGAGCAGCTCGCAATTTTGATTGAATCAACTAATACCCTTCAGACTTTGAAAGCTCTTCTTGACAGGCTTGAGATCCGGTTAAAAGTTTCCAGGACTGTTGCCTCAATAAATTATCCATCCAGCTTTGATAACATAGACCACCTTCTCAAACGAGTTGCTTCCCCAAGAAAGAGGACTACACCAAGGACATCTTTAAGGAGCAGAGATGCAAAGAAAGAATCTTCCATCAGGGACGCAGCTAGAAATTCTGTTAAATTATCAAGGTATCCGATGAGAGTGGTGCTTTGTGCTTACATGATTTTGGGTCATCCAGATGCGGTTTTCAGTGGTAGCGGAGAGCCTGAAATTTCTCTGGCCAAATCTGCAGAAGAGTTTGTTAGACAGTTTGAGTTACTACTAAAAGTTATATTGGACAGCCCTGTACAGAGTTCTGATGAAGAGTCTGATTCCGCATTGCCCAAACATTTGACCTTCAGATCTCAGCTTGGAGCCTTTGATAAAGCATGGTGTTCCTACTTGAATTGTTTTGTGGGTTGGAAGGTTAAGGATGCTCGGTTATTAGTGGAAGATTTAGTGAGAGCAGCGTGCCATTTAGAGCTCTCCATGATTCAAACTTGCAAGATGACTCCGCAAGGAGAGAGTGGTGATCTTACTCATGAAGTGAAGGCTATTCAGAAACAGGTATGTTAGTTGTATATTGATTTATGCGTAGGGGAGAGAAGACATAAGAAACTGGCACACCCTCCTCTCTATTTTAGGTTTTACTTTCCGTGATAAACTAATGTGTTTACACACCTCCCTCTTTCCGTTTTCTACTTATTCTTGTTGCTTGCttgtgaacttgttttcacTTGCAAATCATTATGAGTTTGTATGGgaaaacatacatgtcatggtTATGGTCTGTGAACTTTCCGAAAAGTGAAAGGCATTCTTGCTAACTTTCATCTCTTTCAGTGATTGGGgccattcttttcttttttttttgaaaatctaGCAGTATCTTTGTGTTGACTTATTGATTGACAATTTGAGTTACCTGTTGGCGTAGGTTACTGAAGACCAAAAGTTACTGAGGGAAAAAGTGCAACACCTAGGTGGAGATGCTGGGATTGAGCGTATGAAATCTGCTATATCTGAAACACGGTTAAAATACTTTCAAGCAAAGGAAAATGGAAGCCCGTCGGGGTTGCAGCAGGTCACACACATTACTTCTCCAAGTCCCCCTAGTTCACCACTCAGTCCTTCTGCTAGTGCAGATAAGAGAAGTGATTCAGGTCGTGTAGTCCGATCCTTATTTAGGGAAGATGATACTGCCCATCATGGAGTTGTGTCCTCTGCTCCAAAAACCAGTTTGGATCAGCAGCTTGGATCTTCTTCACAAAAGTTGGTCACAGAGAATGAATTGATTGTGAATGAGTTTCTCCATGAGCAAAAGCAGGCCTTTGCCGATATTTTTAATGTTAATGACGAAGATCCAAACAATGTCCAGGTTTGTGcattttcatattttaaaatAGTGGTTTTAACTTAAAGATGTAATTCTTATTGTTTTGGATTTAGACAGGCTCACAAGTAATGCTTTTTCATCTATTTATGGTGGtcatattttgaaaataaaatttagtttGTTGTTATACATGTTTTTACTGATGATAAGCTAGAAATTTTAGCACTTGTCTGACTGGTAGTATTATATTTTCCAGTCAAAGATTAGACAGACAATGGAGAAGGCTTTCTGGGATGGCATAATTGAATCTGTAAAACAGGACGAGCCCAACTATGACAGAATAATTCAACTCATGATGGAGGTGAGGGATGAAATCTGCGAGATGGCTCCACAGAGCTGGAAGCAAGAGATTTTTGAAGCTATTGATGTGGATATTCTCTCTCAGGTAGCAGCACCGTTAATTTTCTTCTGCAACATTACCTTCGTATGCATGTAtggaaaattaaattattttcttttccttaggTTTTAAAGTCTGGTAACCTGGACATTGATTACCTGGGAAAGATCCTAGAGTTTTCATTGGTCACATTGCGAAGGCTCTCCTCTCCAGCGAATGATGATGAAATGATGGCCACATACCAGAGTTTAAGGAAAGAACTAAATGAGATATGTCAAACCAGGGACGATTCCAGCTGCTCAAGTGTCCTGGCAATGGTCAAGGGCCTGCGTTTTGTTCTAGAGCAGATTCAGGTATGTCTCTAGTTTTAGTTGTACATCTGAAAAAGGTTTCACATAACGTCTTTCATTGAATTATTGGTGTTGTAAGtgtattttgtagtagtatttGCGAATTGTTGCATGAGACTCGAAAATGTTTTCAGTGTATTTGATAGTTACCTTTCTTTATCCCAAAACACAGTATTTCAAACACTTCTGTTAAAGTTCTTTTTAGTCAGTGGATTCAAGTGTCATAATGTAGTTTGAAATACCAAAGATTCCCCCAGAGTGATGTAATGTTGAATTCTGTAACAGGTGCTTAAACGAGAGATTAGCAAAGCACGTATAAGACTTATGGAACCTTTGTTAAAGGGGCCAACTGGTGTGCAGTACCTGAGAAAAGCTTTTGCCGATCGCCATGGATCTCCCTCTGATGCCAATACCTCTCTACCACTTACAGCACAGTGGCTTTCAACAGTGTGGGATTGCAAAGATCAGGAGTGGCAAGAACatacaatctcttgctcaacactGACAAGCGGCGATAATCCATCTCAGGGGTTTGTTCCTACCACCTCCCTTAGA includes:
- the LOC126631916 gene encoding uncharacterized protein LOC126631916; the protein is MVGGGGIAMDFPAEETASSFSSPPRLPTRLRRRLSLVDSNKTPTTAEQIQTKLRLADLRRQEHYEKLSSKARAKPRNPSRSSSEGEDLGQRLEAKLQAAEKKRLSILENAQMRLAKLDELRQAAKSGVEMRVEKERQKLGSKVESRFQQAEANRMLLLKAYRQRRATLKERTSQSLLRKMAWEKKYKERVRAAISQKRAAAEKKRLALLEAEKNRACARMLQVQRVAKSVSHQREIERRAKREQLEDRLQRAKRQRAEYLRQRGKLQISFQVSWNRMHEEADLLSRKLARCWRRFLMLRRTTLALAKDYDALKINEKTVKSMPFEQLAILIESTNTLQTLKALLDRLEIRLKVSRTVASINYPSSFDNIDHLLKRVASPRKRTTPRTSLRSRDAKKESSIRDAARNSVKLSRYPMRVVLCAYMILGHPDAVFSGSGEPEISLAKSAEEFVRQFELLLKVILDSPVQSSDEESDSALPKHLTFRSQLGAFDKAWCSYLNCFVGWKVKDARLLVEDLVRAACHLELSMIQTCKMTPQGESGDLTHEVKAIQKQVTEDQKLLREKVQHLGGDAGIERMKSAISETRLKYFQAKENGSPSGLQQVTHITSPSPPSSPLSPSASADKRSDSGRVVRSLFREDDTAHHGVVSSAPKTSLDQQLGSSSQKLVTENELIVNEFLHEQKQAFADIFNVNDEDPNNVQSKIRQTMEKAFWDGIIESVKQDEPNYDRIIQLMMEVRDEICEMAPQSWKQEIFEAIDVDILSQVLKSGNLDIDYLGKILEFSLVTLRRLSSPANDDEMMATYQSLRKELNEICQTRDDSSCSSVLAMVKGLRFVLEQIQVLKREISKARIRLMEPLLKGPTGVQYLRKAFADRHGSPSDANTSLPLTAQWLSTVWDCKDQEWQEHTISCSTLTSGDNPSQGFVPTTSLRSGGSFLVKANSPSTSAATNSTGIQQPECKGETVDLLVRIGLLKLVSGVSGLTEEALPETLKLNCSRLRAVQAQIQKIIVTSVSVLICRQTLLSERIVTSPTDMERVLSKCTERLLGTLGSAEDAGMEEIVESISDFSIDGNEVADSEKLRSRKAVITSMLGKSLQAEDPVFKRVSSAVYTAARGVVLGGSGPLGRKLAETALRQVGAVALTESVVEAAEVLVVAATVSVSVHGPWYVHLTENM